In Pomacea canaliculata isolate SZHN2017 linkage group LG12, ASM307304v1, whole genome shotgun sequence, a single genomic region encodes these proteins:
- the LOC112553133 gene encoding fibroblast growth factor receptor 4-like: MSLLECCPPKGLPLPGVTDCTHAATFGKDNTPGDYLLDERVYPRSWTLKEAAAKGLLIEDSNYVPMGPQGVFDVFAAIAKTVHVLHERHWLLRDLRASYILLTRDKYKVSFCRIGRMLHLPSSEMSFVQEPFEDSKRWLAPEVLTSGKYTTANDIFMLGTVFWETFRAREVARKHPSAFDLQTSSLVKAGTPLPQPTHCPDWLYDVILQCRICEPSERPSALQVLQTLEKFMKKEDLERRSLYGNEYSQNISFMSHPFSTKGPGYRECTISKPSSIFASPVP; this comes from the exons ATGTCGCTGCTTGAATGTTGCCCGCCCAAGGGGTTGCCCCTGCCCGGTGTGACAGACTGCACACATGCTGCCACCTTTGGGAAGGACAATACACCAGGCGATTACTTACTGGAC GAAAGAGTCTATCCACGCTCCTGGACTCTCAAGGAAGCAGCTGCTAAAGGTTTGTTGATTGAGGACAGCAATTACGTCCCCATGGGACCGCAGGGCGTCTTCGACGTGTTTGCCGCCATTGCAAAAACTGTGCACGTGCTGCATGAACGACACTGGTTGCTACGAGACCTCAGAGCATCTTACATCCTACTCACCAGAGACAAGTACAAG GTTAGCTTTTGCCGCATTGGACGCATGCTCCATCTTCCATCGTCAGAGATGTCTTTTGTTCAAGAACCTTTTGAGGACAGCAAGCGATG GCTAGCACCGGAAGTACTGACGTCAGGCAAGTACACGACTGCTAATGACATCTTCATGCTGGGAACTGTCTTCTGGGAGACGTTCAGGGCAAGGGAGGTAGCTCGTAAACATCCATCAGCATTCGATCTGCA GACGTCCAGTCTGGTGAAGGCAGGTACCCCACTACCTCAGCCCACCCATTGTCCTGACTGGCTGTACGATGTCATCCTGCAATGTCGAATTTGTGAACCCAGCGAGCGACCGTCTGCGTTGCAAGTTCTCCAAACTCTGGAAAAGTTTATGAAGAAGGAAGACCTGGAGAGACGATCCCTGTATGGCAATGAATACTCACAAAATATCTCGTTTATGTCTcat CCCTTCAGCACGAAAGGTCCAGGATACCGGGAATGCACCATCAGCAAACCATCATCTATCTTTGCCTCTCCCGTTCCATAG
- the LOC112577252 gene encoding uncharacterized protein LOC112577252, translated as MDPASVLNFVNKRARADFVGYVDVVTLAPVATPVIRGIRVFNTLVNVPVPQFRRTLQEELSKQLERLSLDSREQWTTRQLLLTDILPRLGYEKDLCAIAAALPASLPAVRQDAAARLEGLLLLFDYRDKAKVKTLLLSVAQMTKSILLQPTNDEHDMRVYVNLHMMCTSALLTKSDSPASGSECKTFMLTPKEIKKQAGSRQEMLKAVLSFYNHFDSCKKGLSLTTLERTKRPQEFSRKHFCEQMSYIFQLLNEVSQEGWSKQSWELLKELHELYQALPTAGKYHLSPENNAVLDFMILRGLVILLNTTFAAAKVEAGSVLYDHAKLAAEITVEVATKCLARPSGSVDVSAGDLGSLLFHESHCVRKAISSADILSLSSLLLFYNKYLNDNLRIADLHISDLATTQENDKGQGEGTGQTCGWHRFKGRMGAGSVEGSVLVHTKDCLVEDSTTCLKKIRLGGQIRHLEMLLQLSPSTHIIQMLAYQVNPFPFYVTEQVKGQRLLDHLLSHRTGQRWLDTPTLCRVSLDIVSALEFLDSKNIASRDITAYDLVVAGRRRRGGKAGELIEVLASDEFTIRLANLSLAHQYRSAQNSEAIITVAEQGPVPVLWTAPEGLVKGEYSCKSMVYSLGCVMYELWTHGFEPFSSYQKTTVETLTQMLTVEDSVTLVHWPCIPQNVYEVIRKCTSFNPSSRPLLTDIKNVLTELISNSGKATRRLSVTTEEDYPRFYSDQRRRQHVPERGIPKDLQPVLDRLKAKGFDSPSTARASEWCIDDDRVIKVNESELMTREVVQDHSQGKRNIR; from the exons ATGGACCCAGCAAGTGTACTGAACTTTGTGAATAAACGCGCGAGAGCCGATTTTGTCGGCTATGTAGACGTGGTGACTTTGGCTCCAGTTGCGACACCTGTCATTCGAGGGATTCGGGTCTTCAACACCTTGGTGAATGTTCCAG TTCCCCAGTTCAGGCGAACCCTGCAGGAGGAGCTGAGCAAGCAGCTGGAACGTCTGTCACTTGATTCACGTGAACAGTGGACCACCCGCCAGCTTCTCCTCACAGACATCCTGCCTAGACTGGGGTATGAAAAAGACCTCTGCGCTATCGCGGCTGCCTTGCCTGCCTCACTTCCGGCCGTACGTCAAGATGCTGCTGCTCGTCTGGAAGGACTGCTTCTTCTGTTTGACTACAG aGACAAGGCTAAGGTCAAAACATTGTTGCTGTCGGTAGCACAAATGACTAAGAGTATCCTCCTCCAGCCGACTAATGATGAGCATGACATGCGAGTCTATGTCAATCTCCACATGATGTGTACCTCGGCATTGCTCACCAAGAGTGACTCACCAGCATCAGGTAGTGAGTGCAAGACCTTCATGCTCAcaccaaaagaaataaaaaagcaagcaGGATCCAGGCAAGAAATGCTCAAAGCTGTACTGTCCTTCTACAACCATTTTGATTCTTGCAAAAAAGGACTTTCACTGACAACACTGGAAAGAACGAAGAGGCCACAAGAGTTTTCTCGGAAACATTTTTGCGAGCAAATGTCTTATATTTTTCAGCTTTTGAATGAA GTTTCGCAAGAAGGATGGAGCAAGCAAAGCTGGGAGCTCTTGAAGGAGCTGCACGAACTGTACCAGGCCCTACCCACTGCCGGAAAATACCATCTGAGTCCCGAGAACAATGCAGTGCTCGACTTCATGATCCTACGAGGGCTTGTGATTTTGCTCAACACAACATTTGCAGCAG CAAAAGTTGAAGCAGGCAGTGTCCTCTATGACCACGCCAAGCTAGCGGCAGAGATAACGGTTGAGGTGGCGACAAAATGTCTGGCACGTCCATCTGGCAGTGTGGACGTGTCGGCGGGGGATCTGGGCAGCTTACTCTTCCACGAATCGCACTGCGTAAGGAAGGCCATTAGCAGCGCTgatattctctccctttcaagCCTGCTGCTTTTCTATAACAAGTATTTGAACGACAACCTGAGAATTGCTGACCTCCACATCTCGGACCTCGCCACGACACAAGAAAACGACAAGGGTCAAGGTGAGGGCACGGGTCAAACCTGCGGCTGGCATAGATTTAAAGGACGGATGGGTGCAGGGTCCGTGGAAGGGTCCGTACTGGTTCACACTAAAGACTGCCTAGTGGAGGACTCGACAACGTGCTTGAAGAAGATACGGCTTGGTGGTCAGATTCGCCATTTAGAGATGCTGCTACAGCTTTCGCCTAGTACTCACATCATCCAGATGCTAGCCTATCAGGTCAATCCTTTCCCATTCTACGTCACGGAGCAGGTCAAAGGGCAGCGTTTGCTGGATCATCTTCTGAGCCATCGCACTGGACAGCGCTGGCTGGACACGCCCACCCTCTGCCGTGTGTCGCTGGACATCGTTAGTGCCCTCGAGTTCCTCGACTCCAAAAACATCGCCAGCCGTGACATCACCGCTTACGATTTAGTCGTCGCGGGGCGGCGAAGGAGGGGCGGAAAAGCGGGAGAACTTATCGAAGTTCTGGCTTCTGACGAGTTCACAATCAGGCTGGCAAACCTATCTCTGGCACATCAGTACCGATCTGCTCAGAACAGCGAAGCAATAATAACAG TCGCCGAGCAGGGTCCAGTGCCAGTCCTGTGGACGGCCCCAGAAGGGCTGGTGAAGGGAGAATACAGCTGCAAGTCCATGGTGTACTCGCTGGGTTGTGTTATGTACGAGCTGTGGACACATGGCTTTGAGCCCTTCAGCAGCTATCAGAAGACCACGGTTGAAACTCTCACACAG ATGCTTACGGTTGAGGACAGTGTAACACTCGTCCACTGGCCATGTATTCCCCAAAATGTGTATGAAGTGATCAGAAAGTGCACATCTTTCAATCCTTCTAGTCGACCTCTGCTCACGGACATTAAAAACGTGCTGACGGAACTCATCTCTAACTCAG GTAAGGCCACCCGTAGACTATCCGTGACGACGGAAGAAGACTACCCAAGATTCTACAGCGACCAACGACGGCGTCAACATGTCCCTGAGCGG GGCATCCCGAAAGATTTGCAACCGGTCCTTGATCGTCTTA AGGCGAAAGGTTTTGACAGCCCGAGCACTGCACGCGCATCCGAATGGTGCATTGATGACGACAGAGTAATTAAGGTCAACGAGTCAGAACTGATGACGCGGGAAGTCGTGCAAGATCATTCACAAG GAAAACGAAACATCCGTTAG